Proteins from a single region of Burkholderiales bacterium:
- the prmB gene encoding 50S ribosomal protein L3 N(5)-glutamine methyltransferase has product MSSIPANELETVRDWLRWAVSRFNEAKLHFGHGSTQAYDEAAYLLLHALHLPLDRLEPFLDARVTQDERARLAELFTRRIDERIPAAYLTREAWLGEFRFQVDERVIIPRSFIAELLPQGIAPFVGAPETVTAALDLCTGSGCLAILLAHAYPIADVDAVDISADALAVAQRNVSDYSLADRINLIRSDLFGNLSEKTYDLIICNPPYVTAMAMGELPREYRHEPEQALAGGDDGLDAVRTIVKEAPRFLNNGGTLVVEVGHNRAGAESAFPRLPFVWLPTSSSEDAVFLVKREELIAGR; this is encoded by the coding sequence ATGAGCTCGATTCCCGCCAATGAACTCGAGACCGTGCGCGACTGGCTGCGCTGGGCAGTCTCCCGCTTCAACGAGGCCAAGCTCCATTTCGGGCACGGCAGCACGCAGGCGTACGACGAGGCCGCGTACCTGCTGCTGCACGCACTACACCTGCCGCTCGATCGCCTCGAGCCCTTTCTTGACGCCCGCGTCACGCAAGACGAACGGGCGCGGCTTGCGGAGCTGTTCACCCGCCGCATCGACGAGCGGATTCCGGCAGCGTATCTGACGCGCGAGGCGTGGCTTGGCGAGTTCCGGTTCCAGGTCGATGAACGCGTCATCATTCCGCGCTCGTTCATCGCCGAATTGCTACCGCAGGGGATCGCCCCCTTCGTCGGTGCGCCGGAGACTGTCACGGCTGCGCTGGACTTGTGCACCGGTTCGGGCTGCCTCGCGATCCTGCTCGCGCATGCGTATCCGATCGCGGACGTGGACGCCGTCGATATTTCCGCGGATGCCCTCGCCGTGGCGCAACGCAACGTCAGCGATTACAGCCTGGCGGACCGGATCAATCTGATTCGCTCCGATCTCTTCGGCAATCTGTCCGAAAAAACCTACGACCTCATCATCTGCAATCCTCCATACGTGACGGCCATGGCGATGGGAGAGCTTCCGCGCGAGTATCGCCATGAACCGGAACAGGCGCTCGCCGGCGGCGACGATGGATTGGACGCCGTGCGCACGATCGTCAAGGAAGCGCCACGGTTTTTGAACAACGGCGGGACGCTGGTTGTGGAAGTTGGCCACAACCGCGCCGGGGCGGAAAGCGCGTTCCCTCGGCTCCCCTTCGTGTGGCTGCCGACGTCCTCCTCGGAGGACGCCGTGTTTCTCGTGAAACGCGAAGAATTGATCGCGGGGCGCTAA